In Papaver somniferum cultivar HN1 chromosome 1, ASM357369v1, whole genome shotgun sequence, a genomic segment contains:
- the LOC113326370 gene encoding uncharacterized protein LOC113326370 isoform X2: MENLIKNATNVLSEMTEQGAIAATTNSCTAASAADSNTTATTAPVAIATSAISTTDTFMEPNQLPQAVWVWNYELKARDYGELDEECLATNVWEVFASFE, from the exons ATGGAGAACTTGATCAAGAATGCAACCAATGTTTTGA GTGAAATGACTGAACAAGGAGcaatagcagcaacaacaaattctTGCACCGCAGCATCAGCAGCAGATTCTAATACCACAGCAACAACAGCTCCAGTTGCAATTGCAACTTCAGCAATTTCCACTACAGACACGTTCATGGAGCCAAATCAGTTACCACAAGCAG TATGGGTTTGGAATTATGAACTTAAAGCCAGGGATTATGGAGAACTTGATGAAGAGTGCTTAGCAACTAATGTTTGGGAAGTATTTGCAAGTTTTGAGTAA
- the LOC113326370 gene encoding uncharacterized protein LOC113326370 isoform X1: MNLNTGIMENLIKNATNVLSEMTEQGAIAATTNSCTAASAADSNTTATTAPVAIATSAISTTDTFMEPNQLPQAVWVWNYELKARDYGELDEECLATNVWEVFASFE; encoded by the exons ATGAACTTAAATACAGGGATTATGGAGAACTTGATCAAGAATGCAACCAATGTTTTGA GTGAAATGACTGAACAAGGAGcaatagcagcaacaacaaattctTGCACCGCAGCATCAGCAGCAGATTCTAATACCACAGCAACAACAGCTCCAGTTGCAATTGCAACTTCAGCAATTTCCACTACAGACACGTTCATGGAGCCAAATCAGTTACCACAAGCAG TATGGGTTTGGAATTATGAACTTAAAGCCAGGGATTATGGAGAACTTGATGAAGAGTGCTTAGCAACTAATGTTTGGGAAGTATTTGCAAGTTTTGAGTAA